A genomic stretch from Selenomonas sp. AB3002 includes:
- a CDS encoding response regulator has translation MEKVIYIEKKQYLVDRAVENNLREAGFQVLKVAEDLEEVNRCRHEAEIFVYNPAEDSSEARKLVPYLASLCRDSKKSLCLLGSKDFLEEMKALPEGAGITRTYIAPVDMKKLAADVVILAKRQQEYRRRKQVLIVDDDEDFLAIMTRWLKNAYDVEGLQSGEEALDYLAVEQPDLVLLDYEMPEMDGYEVMERIQKNPVTARIPIIFLTGINDRESVMRIIKQRPDGYILKSTKKAELLDTLANFFYERSMGKG, from the coding sequence ATGGAGAAAGTCATATACATAGAGAAGAAGCAGTACCTGGTGGACCGGGCAGTGGAAAACAATCTGCGGGAGGCTGGCTTCCAGGTGCTGAAGGTGGCCGAAGACCTGGAGGAAGTGAACCGCTGCCGCCATGAGGCGGAGATTTTCGTCTATAACCCGGCTGAGGACAGCAGCGAAGCCAGGAAGCTGGTGCCATACCTGGCCAGTCTCTGCCGGGACAGCAAGAAATCCCTGTGCCTTTTGGGCAGCAAGGATTTCCTGGAGGAAATGAAGGCCCTGCCCGAGGGGGCGGGCATCACCCGCACCTACATCGCGCCGGTGGATATGAAGAAGCTGGCGGCAGATGTGGTGATACTGGCCAAAAGGCAGCAGGAATACAGGCGGCGCAAGCAAGTGCTTATCGTAGATGATGATGAGGATTTCCTGGCCATCATGACCCGCTGGCTTAAGAACGCCTATGATGTAGAGGGACTGCAGTCCGGGGAGGAGGCCCTGGACTATCTGGCTGTTGAGCAGCCGGACCTGGTACTGCTGGACTATGAGATGCCGGAGATGGATGGCTATGAGGTGATGGAGCGCATCCAGAAAAATCCCGTCACCGCCAGGATTCCCATCATCTTTCTGACGGGCATCAACGACCGGGAAAGCGTCATGCGCATCATCAAGCAGCGCCCTGACGGCTACATACTGAAATCCACCAAGAAAGCAGAGCTGCTGGACACCCTGGCAAACTTCTTCTATGAGAGGAGCATGGGGAAAGGGTGA
- a CDS encoding RNA-binding domain-containing protein: protein MLHKENEYTEYKRELTDGLKKEVLAFVNAHGGSIYIGVDNDGTVVGVQDIDQTMLHIASMLRDSIHPDVMMFVAIRSEEIEGKDIIHLYISAGSNKPYYLIKNGLKPSGVYVRQGSASVQASAEQIRQMIKYADGDVFEDSLSLDQNLTFQKTASVFQNKGMKFQEAQFISLGLTNRDGLFTNLGLLLSDQYPFSIKAAVFQGNDQSQFKDRREFTGPLLSQLEDCYAYMQLNNQTSAEFHGLYRQDSKSYPEEALREALLNSLVHRDYSFSASNIVGIYSDRMEFTSIGGLLPGIHKDDIMLGISVCRNPKLANIFYRLELIEAYGTGLLKIQSAYKSSFSQPEFITSTNAFKVILPHLDQQPFLLKDPPDQSSESRLLEFVQKKKSISRQEAEDFLEVSLSTATRTLHALIEQGKIQRTGRGKNTKYQFSGPQH, encoded by the coding sequence ATGCTTCACAAGGAAAACGAATACACAGAATACAAGCGCGAATTGACTGACGGCCTAAAAAAGGAAGTTCTGGCCTTTGTCAATGCCCACGGCGGGTCAATCTATATTGGCGTCGACAATGACGGAACAGTAGTTGGCGTACAGGATATAGACCAGACTATGCTCCACATAGCCAGTATGCTGCGGGATTCTATTCATCCTGATGTGATGATGTTCGTTGCTATTCGCAGTGAGGAGATTGAGGGCAAAGACATCATACACCTCTATATTTCTGCCGGCTCCAATAAACCATACTACCTCATAAAAAACGGACTAAAACCTTCCGGTGTATATGTCCGGCAGGGGAGCGCCTCCGTCCAGGCATCCGCCGAGCAAATCCGACAGATGATCAAGTATGCTGATGGTGATGTTTTCGAGGATTCCCTTTCTCTCGACCAAAACCTGACCTTCCAAAAGACTGCCTCTGTCTTCCAGAACAAAGGTATGAAATTCCAGGAAGCCCAGTTCATTTCCCTGGGCCTCACAAACAGGGACGGACTTTTCACCAATCTTGGACTGCTTCTTTCCGACCAGTACCCCTTTTCCATCAAAGCCGCTGTCTTCCAGGGCAATGACCAAAGCCAGTTCAAGGACAGGCGGGAGTTCACCGGGCCGCTGCTCTCTCAGCTGGAGGACTGCTATGCCTATATGCAGCTAAACAATCAGACCTCTGCAGAGTTCCACGGACTCTACAGACAGGATTCCAAAAGCTATCCAGAAGAGGCCTTGCGTGAAGCCCTGTTGAACAGCCTTGTCCACCGGGACTATTCCTTCAGCGCCAGCAACATAGTGGGCATCTACTCTGACCGCATGGAGTTCACTTCCATTGGCGGCCTGCTGCCCGGCATCCACAAGGACGATATAATGCTTGGTATTTCTGTCTGCCGCAACCCAAAGCTAGCGAACATCTTCTACCGGCTGGAACTCATCGAAGCCTACGGCACCGGCCTGCTGAAAATACAAAGCGCCTATAAGAGCAGCTTCTCACAGCCGGAATTCATCACCAGTACCAACGCTTTCAAGGTCATCCTGCCACATCTTGACCAGCAGCCTTTCTTGCTCAAAGACCCCCCCGACCAATCATCCGAAAGCCGTCTGCTTGAATTTGTCCAAAAGAAAAAATCCATCAGCCGTCAAGAAGCTGAAGATTTCTTGGAAGTCAGCTTGTCTACCGCCACCCGCACCTTGCATGCACTCATTGAGCAAGGGAAAATCCAGCGGACAGGCAGAGGGAAAAATACCAAATATCAGTTTTCTGGCCCGCAACACTGA
- a CDS encoding GH3 auxin-responsive promoter family protein produces the protein MANYLVSIVTPFHNVDPKLFRYAYESLQKQTLDFSCIQWIVVLHNTESSLKAAVHEMLDGHENIIITELDNDLHTPSSPRNFGMKLATAPFLGFLDADDGYTPECLQTALLHLQRTQSDLVVFRREYEMETEGLMPATEIVLWDQTQAEIVMDREQWDDKKMFGGLFWGMVTSRLYKRDFLTRHNFTFDETVPFTEDVLFLIEVYGKAGRVCYLPQLIGYHYFINSKSLVQSMTEKDGETLVSYAAGFKKIFDAAYNNGIYIDELMALLLSTFSMVMLNSKQLTLVHRREIKEILEPYVHEIRLLPATKLISAEEARKCYTLPREVILHPENFDQGGAIKEIMDGQGILQEILSRNKDTDYGRRYNFASLRSAKGYQTRVPVSSYDTYGPLVRLQTQIGESGIFVSDAIPCYLLTSGNSGAPKLLPATREHLARYEEEFAQLLRGKITILLGESLPQERRYNDQAALNTIFGRLIEDFCYRDQQRLGVSHAGFTAPRELLFPPKAMDTLYLRLYFALSEQRAEQLFAPFAWGVLEAFSFLESHWQELVKDLTEGTISSNLDLPKDYRQQLERCLIPDPERAEALREVFAEGFHRPVATLIWPKLKKIIAIGTGSQAIYRDALRRYIGDLPWDNGFFASSEALLGKSVPGTDEYELVTGKNFYEFRPFPEKPDNHDHPLLLSQVQEGKQYELILTNRAGLYRYATEDILEVRSLTEGRLHFAFAGRKSEALPLPGGLLWERDVYEAIKKGAKALSLAPTDFSYFLNEENTLTLMLEIPGAKAPAEALAATLDEALCEECPAYAKARQNGQPACQALYLSPESHLLYRDIQRFKHKTAPDQIKPAHFLGTREKIRFFMGQVER, from the coding sequence ATGGCCAATTACCTTGTTTCCATCGTGACACCCTTTCATAACGTAGACCCCAAGCTGTTCCGCTACGCTTACGAATCACTGCAGAAGCAGACCCTGGACTTTTCCTGCATCCAGTGGATCGTGGTGCTGCACAATACCGAGAGCAGCCTCAAGGCCGCCGTACATGAAATGCTGGACGGCCATGAGAATATCATCATCACAGAACTGGACAATGACCTGCACACCCCCTCCAGCCCCCGGAATTTCGGCATGAAGCTGGCCACGGCTCCCTTTTTGGGCTTCTTGGATGCAGACGACGGCTACACGCCTGAATGTCTCCAGACAGCCCTCTTGCACCTGCAGAGAACCCAGTCAGACCTGGTGGTCTTCCGCCGGGAATACGAAATGGAAACCGAGGGGCTCATGCCTGCCACGGAAATCGTCCTCTGGGACCAGACCCAGGCGGAGATTGTCATGGACAGGGAGCAATGGGACGACAAGAAGATGTTCGGCGGCCTTTTCTGGGGCATGGTGACCTCGCGGCTCTATAAGCGGGATTTTTTGACCCGACACAATTTCACCTTTGACGAGACCGTGCCCTTCACCGAGGATGTGCTCTTTCTCATCGAAGTTTACGGCAAGGCGGGCCGCGTCTGCTACCTGCCCCAGCTCATAGGCTACCACTACTTCATCAACAGCAAGTCCCTGGTGCAGAGCATGACAGAAAAAGACGGAGAGACCTTGGTGTCCTACGCGGCAGGCTTCAAGAAAATCTTCGACGCCGCCTACAACAACGGCATCTATATAGACGAGCTCATGGCCCTCTTGCTCTCCACCTTCTCCATGGTCATGCTCAATTCCAAGCAGCTGACTCTCGTCCACCGCCGTGAAATCAAGGAAATCCTGGAGCCATACGTCCACGAGATACGCCTGCTGCCCGCCACCAAGCTGATTTCTGCCGAAGAGGCCCGGAAGTGCTACACCCTGCCCAGGGAAGTCATCCTGCACCCGGAGAACTTCGACCAGGGCGGTGCCATCAAGGAAATCATGGACGGCCAGGGCATCCTGCAGGAAATCCTCTCCCGGAACAAGGACACGGACTACGGGCGCCGCTACAACTTCGCCAGCCTCCGCAGCGCCAAAGGGTATCAGACCAGAGTGCCTGTGAGCAGCTATGACACCTACGGGCCCCTGGTGCGGCTCCAGACCCAGATTGGCGAGAGCGGTATCTTCGTCTCTGATGCCATCCCCTGCTACCTGCTCACCTCCGGCAATTCAGGCGCCCCGAAGCTCCTGCCCGCCACCCGTGAGCACCTGGCCCGCTATGAGGAGGAATTCGCCCAGCTCCTGCGGGGCAAGATAACCATCCTGCTGGGAGAGAGCCTGCCCCAGGAAAGGCGCTACAACGACCAGGCCGCCCTGAACACCATTTTCGGCAGGCTCATCGAAGATTTCTGCTACCGCGACCAGCAGCGGCTGGGGGTCAGCCATGCAGGCTTCACCGCCCCCAGGGAACTGCTCTTCCCTCCCAAGGCCATGGACACCCTTTACCTGCGGCTGTACTTCGCCCTGAGCGAGCAGCGGGCAGAGCAGCTTTTCGCCCCCTTTGCCTGGGGCGTGCTGGAGGCCTTCTCCTTCCTGGAAAGCCACTGGCAGGAACTGGTCAAAGACCTGACCGAGGGCACCATTTCCAGTAACCTCGACCTGCCCAAAGACTACCGCCAGCAGCTGGAAAGGTGCCTCATCCCCGACCCGGAGCGGGCAGAGGCCCTCAGGGAGGTTTTCGCAGAGGGCTTCCACCGTCCCGTGGCCACCCTGATCTGGCCGAAGCTCAAAAAAATCATCGCCATCGGCACCGGCAGCCAGGCCATCTATCGTGATGCCCTCAGAAGATACATCGGCGACCTCCCCTGGGACAATGGTTTCTTCGCCTCTTCGGAGGCCCTGCTGGGCAAGAGCGTGCCGGGTACGGATGAATACGAGCTAGTGACGGGGAAGAATTTTTACGAGTTCCGCCCCTTCCCGGAAAAACCGGACAACCACGATCACCCGCTCCTGCTCAGCCAGGTGCAGGAGGGAAAGCAGTACGAGCTCATCCTCACCAACAGGGCGGGGCTCTACCGCTACGCCACCGAGGACATCCTCGAAGTCAGGAGCCTCACCGAAGGCCGCCTGCACTTTGCCTTCGCAGGCAGGAAATCCGAAGCCCTGCCCCTGCCCGGCGGACTTCTCTGGGAAAGGGATGTCTATGAAGCCATCAAAAAAGGCGCCAAAGCACTCTCCCTTGCACCCACAGATTTTTCCTATTTCCTGAACGAAGAAAACACCCTCACCCTCATGCTGGAGATCCCAGGAGCAAAAGCCCCCGCAGAAGCTCTGGCCGCCACTCTGGACGAGGCTCTCTGCGAGGAATGCCCCGCCTATGCCAAAGCCCGGCAGAATGGCCAGCCCGCCTGCCAGGCGCTCTACCTCTCCCCCGAAAGCCACCTGCTCTATCGGGACATCCAGCGCTTCAAGCACAAGACAGCCCCCGACCAGATCAAGCCCGCCCACTTCCTGGGCACCCGGGAAAAAATACGGTTCTTCATGGGGCAGGTAGAGAGATAA
- a CDS encoding histidine-type phosphatase, with protein sequence MKHGRRKEYFMNFRKIFLLLITLLCFAALPLAEARGLQENYDLVQVLVLSRHNIRAPLVDSGTLSGITPHQWHDFGVPSGELTVHGGQLEESMGAYARSCLQQEGLLPAGCQPGEGEILFYANALQRTLGTARHFADGMFPGEKMPVKYEGQVGEPDPLFWGDLSGHSAAFDRELKKELAALGGSEALTRRVAPGIEAAAIALDNPAVENDELQVTVKEGLHLGGSIRPLMTACDALSLQYYELGDSRASFGHELSFRQWQDIAAVKEAGIHVYRRMPTFARALARPLLEVFLQELNAPGRKFTFLCGHDTNVATVMGALGVRENSLPESIEQEVPIGGKLVVERWQDRAGESFLALKLVYPSVYQLCSELPIDMRHPPQSLPLHLQGMEPNEEDLIPLQAFRQRLTEAIESDEELMDVDGK encoded by the coding sequence GTGAAACATGGCCGCAGGAAGGAGTATTTCATGAATTTCCGCAAGATATTTTTACTGCTCATAACTCTGCTCTGCTTCGCAGCCTTGCCCCTGGCGGAAGCGCGGGGGCTGCAGGAAAATTATGACCTGGTGCAGGTCCTGGTGCTGTCCCGGCACAATATCCGGGCGCCTTTGGTGGACAGCGGCACCCTCTCTGGGATAACGCCCCACCAGTGGCATGATTTCGGGGTGCCCAGCGGAGAGCTGACTGTGCATGGGGGGCAGCTGGAAGAGAGCATGGGAGCGTACGCCCGCAGCTGCCTGCAGCAGGAAGGCCTGCTGCCCGCAGGCTGCCAGCCGGGGGAGGGGGAAATCCTCTTTTATGCCAATGCTCTCCAGCGCACCCTGGGCACCGCCCGTCATTTTGCAGATGGGATGTTCCCCGGTGAGAAGATGCCTGTGAAATACGAAGGCCAAGTGGGGGAGCCTGACCCTTTGTTTTGGGGAGATCTTTCTGGGCACTCGGCTGCTTTTGACAGGGAGCTGAAGAAGGAGCTGGCTGCCCTGGGGGGGAGTGAGGCCCTGACCAGGAGAGTAGCCCCCGGTATTGAGGCGGCGGCGATAGCGCTGGATAACCCGGCGGTGGAAAATGACGAGTTGCAGGTGACAGTGAAGGAGGGACTGCATCTGGGCGGCTCTATCCGTCCCCTGATGACGGCCTGTGATGCCCTCTCCCTGCAGTATTATGAACTGGGAGACAGCAGGGCGAGTTTTGGCCATGAGCTGAGTTTCAGGCAGTGGCAGGACATCGCGGCCGTGAAGGAGGCGGGAATCCACGTCTACCGCCGGATGCCCACTTTTGCAAGAGCCCTGGCGCGGCCTTTGCTGGAAGTCTTCCTGCAGGAACTGAATGCCCCTGGAAGAAAGTTCACCTTCCTCTGCGGCCATGATACGAATGTGGCCACGGTGATGGGGGCTTTGGGGGTCAGGGAAAACAGCCTGCCGGAATCCATCGAGCAGGAAGTCCCCATCGGCGGCAAGCTGGTGGTGGAGAGATGGCAGGACAGGGCAGGAGAGAGCTTCCTGGCGTTGAAGCTGGTCTATCCTTCCGTCTATCAGCTGTGCAGCGAGCTGCCCATAGATATGAGGCACCCTCCCCAGTCCCTGCCTCTGCACTTGCAGGGCATGGAGCCCAATGAGGAAGACCTCATACCTCTGCAGGCTTTCCGCCAGAGGCTCACTGAGGCTATAGAGAGCGATGAAGAACTGATGGACGTAGATGGAAAATAA
- a CDS encoding MATE family efflux transporter, whose amino-acid sequence MNKDAFLLRAAFRSFMKKMVLNNLMAFMGSIVNGIVISRYLGLTAMAAFQLTLPLVFVIMIISQIISLGVQNNCAKSIGAGHQDEASGFYSTAIACCLPLAALMGLAISHYAGPLALVLGADEAGAWQEAADYLRGIAPGLALLVFLPMQVAVFFLEGLSRYALWAIAVQTMLNVIGALVNVLWAGGGMFGMGLVMSLCYLGSFSVMAAGGLRERGCINFSLGAAKLRHLLPILRIGLPSAADRFYKTAQMYIINLMLVFSGSATAIAAFADLNALNNIFNPIVSGVSAAVLTMAGVLAGEKDRESLHRLLHLSVREALLVEGLTALLAFLASPLLIALFVSPGQEGYEEAVTALRIFILYLPLYGLNNLLQKYYLGIQSLKMTYLTSALDNFLYICLLAVVLGRAFGPLGIWWSFLLAEMLTLLTLLLIIGWQRKKWPPALSDLMCLPPSLTGDIAACSWSAGSMEEVLTASEKARQFLLQQGEREERATLLALAIEEIGGNIIRWGFTEGKKHRIDIRAAKGEHWVLRIRDNCPPFNPKNWLALHAEDDKTANIGIRTICGLAREVRYSRTLGMNYLFIELN is encoded by the coding sequence ATGAACAAAGACGCTTTCCTGCTGCGGGCAGCTTTCCGCAGCTTCATGAAGAAAATGGTGCTCAACAACCTCATGGCCTTTATGGGCTCCATTGTGAACGGCATTGTCATCAGCCGTTATCTGGGCCTCACGGCCATGGCGGCCTTCCAGCTGACCCTGCCCCTGGTCTTTGTCATCATGATCATCAGCCAGATTATTTCCCTGGGGGTGCAAAACAACTGCGCCAAGAGCATCGGCGCAGGTCATCAGGACGAGGCCTCAGGCTTCTATTCCACTGCCATCGCCTGCTGCCTGCCCCTGGCGGCCCTTATGGGCCTTGCCATTTCCCACTATGCAGGCCCCCTGGCCCTGGTGCTGGGAGCCGACGAAGCAGGGGCATGGCAGGAGGCGGCGGACTATCTGCGGGGCATTGCCCCGGGCCTTGCCCTGCTTGTCTTCCTGCCCATGCAGGTGGCGGTTTTCTTCCTGGAAGGGCTCTCCAGATACGCCCTGTGGGCCATTGCCGTGCAGACCATGCTCAATGTGATTGGCGCCCTTGTGAACGTCCTCTGGGCAGGGGGCGGCATGTTCGGCATGGGGTTGGTCATGTCCCTTTGCTACCTGGGCTCCTTCAGCGTCATGGCCGCAGGGGGACTCCGGGAGCGGGGCTGCATCAACTTTTCCCTGGGAGCGGCCAAGCTCAGACACCTGCTGCCTATCCTCAGGATTGGCCTGCCCTCAGCAGCAGACAGGTTCTACAAGACGGCCCAGATGTATATCATCAACCTCATGCTGGTTTTCTCCGGCTCCGCCACGGCCATTGCCGCCTTTGCAGACCTCAACGCCCTGAACAACATCTTCAATCCCATCGTCAGCGGCGTGAGCGCTGCCGTCCTCACCATGGCAGGGGTACTGGCGGGAGAGAAGGACAGGGAATCACTCCACAGGCTCCTGCATCTGTCAGTGCGGGAAGCACTGCTGGTGGAAGGGCTCACGGCCCTGCTGGCCTTCCTGGCGTCCCCCCTGCTCATAGCTCTCTTTGTGAGCCCCGGGCAGGAGGGCTACGAAGAAGCTGTGACGGCCCTCAGAATTTTCATCCTGTACCTGCCCCTCTACGGCCTGAACAATCTCCTGCAGAAATACTATCTGGGCATCCAGTCCCTCAAGATGACCTACCTTACCTCTGCCCTGGACAACTTCCTCTACATCTGCCTGCTGGCGGTGGTCCTGGGCAGGGCCTTCGGCCCGCTGGGCATCTGGTGGTCCTTCCTGCTGGCAGAAATGCTCACCCTCCTGACCCTGCTCCTCATCATCGGCTGGCAGAGGAAGAAATGGCCTCCAGCCCTCTCTGACCTCATGTGCCTGCCCCCCTCCCTCACCGGGGACATTGCCGCCTGCAGCTGGTCGGCAGGCAGCATGGAAGAAGTCCTCACCGCCTCAGAGAAAGCCCGCCAGTTTCTCCTCCAGCAGGGGGAGAGAGAGGAAAGAGCCACCCTCCTGGCCCTGGCTATCGAGGAAATAGGCGGCAACATCATCCGCTGGGGCTTCACAGAGGGAAAGAAGCACCGCATAGATATCCGGGCCGCCAAAGGTGAGCACTGGGTGCTGCGCATCCGTGACAACTGCCCTCCCTTCAATCCCAAAAACTGGCTGGCCCTGCACGCAGAGGACGACAAGACAGCCAATATCGGCATCCGCACCATTTGCGGCCTGGCCAGGGAAGTCCGCTACTCCCGCACCCTGGGCATGAACTATTTATTCATAGAACTGAACTGA
- a CDS encoding PAS domain-containing hybrid sensor histidine kinase/response regulator, which translates to MFNGNYELGSEAFKVVEEIGRHMPGGFFIYKAEQPEEILYANKTVFEIFGCQDLAEFQELTGYTFKGMVHPDDYKAISSSIDEQIEKSSEGMDYVEYRIIRRDGKVRLVDDYGHFSNTKTHGGVYFVFISDITEKRERVKEEAEARIRQQQLEEKIALQERLLEQSEATRQALKAAEEANRAKTNFLSNMSHEIRTPITAILGMNELIRRESHDKNILEYTHNIGAAGTSLLSIINDILDFSKIEAGRMELIEAEYDTRTFISDLANLVKFRLEEKGLIFRLEIDPSLPTRLFGDELRLKQVITNLLTNAAKYTEKGTVTLKMQVTHKKGHDVSIEVAVKDTGIGIKDEELGKLFSAFDRLDVIRTRSIEGTGLGLAISSRMLKLMGADLQVQSTYGQGSVFSFTVGQQIVDSTEIGEFDLGSTPIIGETVKKHLSFLAPTARVLLVDDTPLNLKVIVGLLKKTQLLTETAASGRECIEKFGATDYDIIFLDYRMPEMDGIETLKKLYELYPEKAKATPIVCLTASAIAGDRERMLKAGFDDYLPKPVNILDMERMMIHYLPKEKVQLVTEEGTATPPPEETSDILPTALFELEAIDPVSGIEYCGSEEDYMETLSIFSASIGSKSKKIEKAWQEQDLKNYTILVHSLKSTSRIVGAKSLSDLAFQLEMAGKEANNSLIAEKTPGLLEMYRSLQEPLEEIVEAWEDK; encoded by the coding sequence ATGTTCAACGGCAACTATGAGCTGGGCAGCGAGGCTTTCAAGGTGGTGGAGGAAATCGGGCGGCACATGCCCGGGGGCTTCTTCATCTACAAGGCTGAGCAACCCGAAGAGATCCTCTATGCCAACAAGACAGTCTTTGAAATCTTCGGCTGCCAGGACCTTGCGGAATTCCAGGAACTGACGGGCTATACCTTCAAGGGCATGGTACACCCCGATGACTATAAAGCAATCTCCAGCTCCATCGATGAGCAAATAGAAAAGAGCAGCGAGGGCATGGACTATGTGGAGTACCGCATTATCCGCCGGGACGGCAAGGTTCGCTTGGTAGACGACTACGGCCATTTTTCCAATACAAAGACCCACGGCGGCGTCTATTTCGTCTTCATATCAGACATCACGGAAAAAAGAGAGCGCGTCAAAGAGGAAGCCGAGGCCCGCATCAGACAGCAGCAGCTGGAGGAAAAAATCGCCCTGCAGGAAAGGCTGTTGGAGCAGAGCGAGGCCACCCGCCAGGCCCTCAAGGCGGCAGAGGAAGCCAACCGCGCCAAGACGAATTTCCTCTCCAACATGAGCCACGAGATACGCACCCCCATCACCGCCATCCTGGGCATGAACGAGCTGATACGCCGGGAGAGCCACGACAAGAACATCCTGGAGTACACCCACAATATCGGCGCAGCGGGCACCAGCCTCCTGAGCATCATCAACGACATCCTGGATTTCTCCAAGATCGAGGCGGGCCGCATGGAGCTCATCGAGGCAGAGTACGACACCCGCACCTTCATTTCAGACCTTGCCAATCTGGTGAAATTCCGCCTGGAGGAAAAGGGCCTGATTTTCCGGCTGGAAATCGACCCCAGCCTGCCCACCCGGCTTTTCGGTGACGAGCTTCGCCTGAAGCAGGTCATCACCAACCTGCTGACCAATGCCGCCAAGTACACAGAAAAGGGCACCGTGACCCTGAAAATGCAGGTGACCCATAAAAAAGGCCACGATGTATCCATCGAGGTGGCGGTGAAAGATACGGGCATCGGCATCAAAGACGAGGAACTGGGCAAGCTGTTCTCAGCCTTTGACCGGCTTGATGTCATCCGCACCCGCAGCATCGAGGGCACCGGGCTGGGCCTGGCCATCAGCTCCCGCATGCTGAAGCTCATGGGGGCCGACCTGCAGGTGCAGAGCACCTACGGCCAGGGCTCCGTCTTTTCCTTCACCGTGGGCCAGCAGATAGTGGACAGCACAGAGATAGGCGAATTCGACCTTGGCAGCACTCCCATCATCGGCGAGACAGTCAAGAAGCATCTCAGCTTCCTGGCCCCCACGGCCCGGGTGCTGCTGGTAGACGACACCCCCCTGAACCTGAAGGTGATAGTGGGGCTCCTGAAAAAGACCCAGCTCCTCACAGAGACAGCTGCCAGCGGCCGGGAGTGCATCGAGAAATTCGGCGCTACGGACTACGACATCATCTTCCTGGACTACCGCATGCCGGAAATGGACGGCATCGAGACCCTGAAAAAGCTCTACGAGCTTTACCCGGAAAAAGCCAAAGCCACCCCCATCGTCTGCCTCACCGCCAGCGCCATCGCCGGTGACAGGGAGCGTATGCTGAAAGCAGGCTTTGACGACTATCTGCCCAAGCCCGTCAATATCCTGGACATGGAGCGCATGATGATACACTACCTGCCCAAGGAAAAGGTGCAGCTGGTGACAGAGGAAGGGACAGCAACACCGCCCCCAGAGGAAACTTCGGATATCCTGCCCACTGCCCTTTTCGAGCTGGAAGCCATCGACCCCGTGTCCGGCATCGAATACTGCGGCAGCGAGGAAGACTACATGGAAACTCTCTCCATCTTCTCCGCCTCCATCGGCTCCAAGTCCAAGAAAATCGAAAAAGCCTGGCAGGAGCAGGACCTCAAGAACTACACCATCCTGGTCCACTCCCTGAAAAGCACCTCCCGCATCGTAGGCGCCAAATCCCTCTCAGACCTTGCCTTCCAACTGGAAATGGCAGGCAAGGAAGCAAACAACAGCCTTATAGCAGAAAAGACCCCCGGGCTGCTGGAAATGTACAGAAGCCTGCAGGAGCCTTTGGAAGAGATTGTGGAGGCGTGGGAAGATAAATAA
- a CDS encoding 4Fe-4S double cluster binding domain-containing protein → MLQDNLMTLLKAKGAKLIGVADMDGFAVDGMNRGVAVAIPVPAYIVENIRTVPTMEYYQMYHTLNEQLDNMVEAGAEYLREQGYNARAYTKKCLYVNDDLRTAFPYKTVATKAGLGWIGKSCLLVTEKYGSAVRLSGLLTDAPLVPSKPVTQSRCGNCQLCVKACPGNAIIGTNWTAGMLREEILRAHVCKETQIARMKQILGFYEGERVCGRCFAVCAYTQKYLRQSSRL, encoded by the coding sequence ATGTTGCAGGATAATCTCATGACCCTGTTGAAAGCTAAAGGTGCAAAACTGATTGGTGTAGCCGATATGGATGGATTTGCAGTAGACGGAATGAATCGCGGGGTGGCTGTAGCTATTCCTGTTCCTGCGTACATAGTTGAAAACATAAGAACGGTGCCAACCATGGAATACTATCAAATGTACCATACACTAAATGAGCAACTGGATAATATGGTTGAAGCAGGTGCAGAGTATCTGCGCGAACAGGGTTACAATGCGCGTGCTTACACAAAGAAATGTCTTTATGTAAATGATGATTTACGCACTGCGTTTCCATACAAAACAGTGGCAACTAAAGCAGGATTAGGATGGATTGGAAAGAGCTGCCTACTGGTCACGGAAAAATATGGCAGTGCAGTACGGTTATCGGGACTGCTGACGGATGCGCCTCTTGTACCATCAAAGCCTGTTACCCAAAGCCGCTGTGGTAACTGTCAGCTTTGTGTGAAGGCGTGCCCAGGAAATGCAATTATTGGAACAAATTGGACAGCCGGAATGCTGCGCGAGGAAATACTCCGCGCACATGTATGTAAGGAAACACAGATTGCTAGAATGAAGCAAATTCTCGGTTTCTATGAGGGTGAACGGGTATGTGGTCGATGTTTTGCCGTTTGCGCCTATACACAAAAATATCTACGACAAAGTTCTAGGTTGTGA